In Cicer arietinum cultivar CDC Frontier isolate Library 1 chromosome 7, Cicar.CDCFrontier_v2.0, whole genome shotgun sequence, the genomic window ATATTATTATTGGATcatatcaatttttgttaatattcTTATATTGATGATCATTGTATATTAGGCTATAAAGCATGGATAATGACATGGATATATGACACTAACCTTattataatttaagaaaatgaattaattgaatttcaTCAATGTGTCAGTGTTTTGTCGAACACCGGGACACACCTTCAATTAGGAGTGTCGGTGTTAAACATATATTATGGCTGtatataggagtactagtagggattcagttatataggagtactagtagggattcagttatataggagtactagtagggattcagttatataggagtactagtagggattcagttatataggagtactagtagggattcagttatataggagtactagtagggattcagttatataggagtactagtagggattcagttatataggagtactagtagggattcagttatataggagtactagtagggattcagttatataggagtactagtagggattcagttatatagtagggattcagttatatctgagtactaatagggatttagttatatatgagtactaataggatttggttgtttagtaatctagtataaatatatctgatgtattaccaatatatttcaatttcaataaatataattttattctaattcttgAGAGAAACTAACATATTTTCTCATTGTCAGTTATTACCGAAgttagttatttttgttttctttctccTGCTGGTGGTAATCTATCACTGTTATGATGATTATAAAGTCTTGTATTATCATTTATTGAAGCCATCATTTTTCTTCATTatcattttctataatttgtggGAATGTCTTGTTTTAACTTCTATGTATGATCGAATTTGGTTAAATATATTATCTTCTGTATTTCAGATAGTAAAAAGTTGGGTGAAGCAGCTTACTCGCCTGAAGGGATACACTGATCAAATGGTGGAAGATGCAAATGCTGCCATAGTCACTTTTGGTTCTTATCGTCTTGGCGTGAGTTTGCTTTCCCCCAGCTTCTTCATGTTTTGATTCATGATTTATTTACAGTGAATTAAAACTCAACTGAGCTTGTTActttttgtttagattttgaCAATCTTGTTTGGAAGGAGTTGTATAATATTGAAAATCTGATATTAATAAATCTTTAGTCTTCTGTCAAGTTTCATCAAAGATACatatttttccttatttttaaattttttttactagttAAGATGTAGAATAGTTAGAGAAAGATAAAACACAAGGAAGGAAAACACAagaataataaactattttacatatttaaaacacaCGAGACAAAAAATTGCATACATAAATGTATTACACgagtcaaaattatttttcatatttaaaaagtatatatctatatatatatatatattgtgataGCCTTTTAAAAAAGGTAACAAATCTGTATTAGAAGTTGCAACTAATGCGTATCATTAAGTTCTTGTATCAGCGGTTAAGATATAGTGCCAAACAAGAAGGGCACATGTTCGATTCAGTGCTGGGCATTTTTGGCGATTATGTTTTCAAATAAAAGCATCTTGTTGACTGGTTTTATACGGATTTGACCAGATTAATCAGACTTTGACCGGTTTAAAGATATTACAGATCCAATGATACTACCGGACTTATCAGTGGTCCGGTTCCTGGCCTAATCGGTCTGGTTCTTGGTCTAACCGGTTTAGTCTGGGTTTTAAAACTATGGTCTTCAGTAAAGCTTCACATGTATTTACCGCATCTGTTGTTTTGTTATGGATCACTTATGCCCGTATTCTTTGATTCTTTTGATGATGCAGGTTCATGGTCCTGGAGCTGACCTAGATACACTGTGTATTGGGCCTTCCTATGTAAACCGCGAGGTAGATTAAGAGcccccaatttttttttctgatgtGTGCTTTATCAAAATCATTCTCTATTTTCACATCTGATCTTTCATATTTCTTCATCAGGAGGATTTTTTCTACACATTGCATGATATCCTTGCTAACGTGGATGAAGTTACTGAACTACAACCCGTTCCAGATGCTCATGTCCCAGTTATGAAGTTCAAGTTTCACGGAATATCTATCGACCTTCTTTATGCAAGTATTTCTTGCCTGATTGTTCCTCATGTAAGTGGAATACTTTGTCCCAATCAATAGTCCTAATCAATAGTCCTAATCAGTATCTTtgcttatttaattttgaatatgactGATGTTAAAATAaggtttttatttcaattatttgtaAATGAATCTTTTTGGCTTAAATGTGCTTGTAGATTTTCTATTCCATCTTAATTCACTGATGTCTGCCTATTCAAATCTTAGTTGTgtcatatttttgaacattaTTTCGTTTCTATCTTGTGAGCAGGAATTGGATATATCTGATGTCTCTGTTCTACACAATGTTGACGAGCCTACTGTTCGAAGTTTGAATGGCTGTAGGGTTGCTGATCAAATTCTAAAGCTTGTTCCAAATGTTGAGGTGATTTTTTTCTCGTGTGGTTTTATTTCTAATTGTACCAAGCCCTGCTTGTCTAATTATTgcattttctttcttatttaACATTTTCTTGTTTGGTTATAGTACTTTCGAACCACACTCCGGTGCTTGAAGTTTTGGGCCAAAAGACGAGGCGTTTATTCCAATGTGAGTTTTAATTTTTCCGCCCTTATTAACCATGTCAATTCATGTGTTTGCTTTGAATGTCCAATACCCAGTTCATAATTATTCCCTTCTTTTGTCCACTTTTTCAGGTGACAGGTTTTCTCGGTGGGGTTAACTGGGCACTTCTTGTTGCTCGAGTATGCCAGTTGTATCCAAATGCAGTTCCAAGCATGCTTGTCTCTCGATTCTTTAGGGTATATACACAGTGGCGGTGGCCAAATCCTGTCATGTTATGTCCAATCGAGGAGAATGAGCTTGGGTTTTCTGTGTGGGATCCTCGTAGAAATCCTCGTGATCGAACTCATCTTATGCCAATCATAACTCCTGCCTATCCTTGCATGAATTCAAGTTATAATGTTTCTACAAGCACACTTCGAGTTATGATGGAGCAGTTTGAATATGGCAACAGAATCTCTGGGGATATAGAACTGAATAAAGTTTGCTGGAGTGCTCTGTTTGAACCGTACATTTTCTTTGAAGGCTACAAAAACTTTTTGCAAATTGACATAGTTGCTGCTGATGTTGACGACTTGCGTGCTTGGAAAGGTTGGGTGGAATCACGCCTTCGGCAGCTGACTTTGATGATTGAGCGTGACACTTTTGGGAAGTTGCAGTGCCATCCCTATCCTCAGGAGTATATTGATGCTTCAAGGCAATGTGCACACAGTGCTTTCTTCATGGGCTTGCAGAGGAAACAGGGGGAGGCTGTTCAAGAAGGCCAGCAGTTTGATATACGTGGGACTGTCGAAGAATTTCGGCATTCTGTTAATATGTACATGTTCTGGAAACCTGGGATGGATATTCATGTTTCTCATGTTCGTAGAAGGCAAATCCCATGCTATGCATTTCCTGATGGTTATAAACGAACCCGACCATCAAAGTCAGCACAACTGGAGAATCCTTCAAAATCATTTCATGAAAATGAGATTTCTGGGTCTGAACTTGGTGAGAGAAACTCTAAGAGGAAGCACGATGACAGGGTTAAGCAGGATGTTAAACTGAAAAGGCATTCTCCCTCTCGTCCTTTGGAGAGTTCGACAAAAGGCAACTTGTGTCTCGGTGCTTGTGACATGCCTGTTGATTCTGTATCTGATTGTCAAGTGTCGAAAAATGTTGAGAGTGTGAATTTATCTAACAGTGTGCAAGATGAGTTGGATAGAAGAATGTCTCCGGAAGCTCAGACTGGCAGTGCATCAAATTCTAGCGTGGTTACATCGATTTCAAGTGACGGTGGCTCTCCTGAAGATATTCGATCTGTATCAGTGGCAGGTTATGCTGAGGACAACACAAGGGCTGTTGAGGCAACAACCAATTGTAGATTTGAGGATACCACTTACAGGGCAGATTCTGTAAAACTTGGAAACCACAATATATTGACCTGTGGAAATAATGAAGTATTACAAGACGGGCTACAGACACAGTTGGAGGTTTTGGCTTTTGATTCCTTTCCAAACTTTTATTTTACTGTTTTCCATTTTTACAGTGACTCGATATATCTCTTCTGTTGTCTCATTAGCACAATACCGAGCAATTtgataaattcttattttcccCCATATTACTATTACTATGTGCTTAGGTCTTCTGTGAAGTACTGGGAAGCCAAACTGCACTGGCAATAAGCTATCTTCAGTCTTCACAGTTGCCGTAACATCTTAGTTTCAGAAATTAAGGGGCACTAGCGCTTGTGGCAAAAGCTTTGCGCATCTCTTTTCTATCATTTCAACTGTTTTTTTTTGGTTTGCTTATTGTGAGCAATGTTGTTTACTTACCAATTTACCTCTGTTTTCTTTTCTCCTTTTTTGGTGGGCTTTGCTGTGAAGCCAAATGCAATGTCGGGGATGTTTCTTGATTCTAAGGAAAGCTTTCATACAGAAGCTATGCAAAAGTCAGCAATAAGGCATGTTCAAGTTCAACAGTTACTCTTCTTCAGAGcttatctgtttttattttgtttttatgctGTCTTTTCTGCCTTTATATGTAACAGGAGACTGAGTTTAACATCAACCGCGTAAGATATCCAGCAATTCAATTGGCTAAATCATTCGGTAAATCGACAACATGGAGAGATAGAGGAGAAAGCCAGTAATTTGGTAAGTACTAATTTAAATGCTGGCCTTCATTTTGCTAATTTTTTCAGGCTTGCTTGTCAACCAAGCTTGCTTCAACATTGCGACTGATTGGCATGAATCTGAAGATCTGGGGCATGAATTTCTTTGGTGTTTTGTACAGTTGATGATTTGAGTTTTGTGGTATCAATGTTGACTCTAAACTGACTTCATTCATTAGAGTTTATTAGGGATTCTTGCTGAACTTAGTGGGCATACTTTAAAAGGCATTTAATGATGTACTTTTCTATTGTCGTCCCTTTGggtattcttttatttttattttcttttgcatTTTAGATTGAGAGAGGGGGAGGAGAGAAGGGTGGGGGATATGATCATGTAtgtgttttcttttttctaGCAAAGAGGACCTTATATTTGATTGTTGTACTTTCCGAGGTTATATATGAACTCAACCTTTGATCTGAACCTAGTCTTTGTGTGCATCTCTTTCCTATGTTTCTAATTTCTATTGTATGTGTAACATCTAAACAATTAGTCACTATAAATCGTCAATGGATTTTTTACGTGTATTCGTGTACCATGTTTGTTTCTACGTAAGGTTGAAGAGTGTTTGTCGACCCGGCTTCAACAATTACCATTGGATATACAtttttacaattatattatgtcatagtttatttataaaatggttAATATTAAAACAGATTATCACAATGCAATGCAGTTGTCAATATGAGTCACCTCAATCGGTTATCAGTTCTCTCCAGCAACGTTTATTTGCAATGATGACAAAATGGTCGAAGATCGAAATTATCTTCGTGTTGGTTTGGCCTAAAGATGAAGTGTTGGATTGGCCTAATGGTGAagagaaaatggtatttttgtcAACTACTTCAATGTAATTATGAACaaagtcatatatttttatgattgatATGTGATGATTTTAATTGAATCACAATGTAAAAAGTTTAACATTatcaatatatatgaattaaattcaaagtctaatatcataattattatgtCTAGTAATGACTAATCATATCtgaatttgaaatttctttttcaaaataattagtgtgatgtttaattaaaagaataaaaattaattattcttcTGTGTCACATAAAAATAGAGTGTagttaaataatataacaatacataaatattattgaatgtgaatataaaattattttatatttgacgATGCAGATCctattttctctatttctatttaaaaataaacaaccCATAAACGCCGAGATGTTGACCAATCTTTTAACACGGGATTAGGATTAGGTATATTGTTCGTGTGCGGACAATTTATTGGTTTTTGTCATTGTCTTGTTCCAaacttaaaatcaaattatgcTATTGCTTgcttctttgcttcctttaccCGATACTTACACATGTCACCGTCATCTTAATTTAATCCAGTCACCAAAATTTCTAAGTTTAAGCATTGTAATATCATAACATAATCATTCAATgtattttcatttaaataaacaaaattacctaaactataattaattaattaattattacatggAATTCGTTATTCCATTCCGTAATTAGCCAAAACACTTAACACTAAGATACCATATTTGATATCCCTCacatttaaatcaattaattttcatcatgacattaattaatcaattttcacttgttaaataataaaagtagtAATTTTATATTAAGAATGCACTGAAAGgtgttttcaaaaatttaaaacttaaaatttgttgttgtaatacaaaatttataattttcattttctttataatGGCTTTAAGGGTACTTGGCACGAatagtaacaaataaatataattattaaaacacgtgataaataaagagagtgTGCGAGTGTTTTTTGGTGTTTGtgcattcttcttatttttacaacattaacatttaaacccaatataataataatagtaataataataataaaaaaattgaaaaaatgggGAAGGTGGTGGTGTGTGCGACGGTGATCGGCGCAACGGCGGCATGTGCGGTGGCGACAGTGTTAATACAGCGTCACATGAAGAAATCAAGGAGATGGGGAAAAGCAATGTCGATATTGAAAGAGTTTGAAGAGAAATGTGCGACTCCGACGTGGAAGCTGAAACAGGTTGCAGATGCAATGACGGTTGAGATGCACGCCGGTCTTGCTTCCGAAGGTGGTAGTAAGCTCAAAATGCTCATCAGTTTCGTTCATAATCTTCCAACAGGGTATTGTTTTCTTAATCCAATCATAATcaccttcatttttttttgttcctttatattctcatttttttttttattatctataaTAATGTTATTAGATCAATCTAAATTCATTTCTATTGTATTGTATTTCTGTCTATATATATCGTTGAGGTGGTAGATTCATTTGTTTGGTAACATCAAAGtgcttatttttaatttagagtatattgctttttttttttaccttatgatgtatttttttagaagattttataaaaatagcttATGAATTATGATATGTTCATATCTATGAAACACTCACTCAAATATGGACGCCAAACACGGCACAGATGTTGAAGACATTGGtgataatttgagaaaatgaaagtgattgaaTTGAATGTAACCATGTGTTTCAGTGTTGAACATGATACATGACTTCAATTTGAAGTGTTAGTGCTATTATATAGGTCCATGCCAAACCCAAATTCTTTTTCTACATCGAAAACATATGTTGTTGAAGTAGATTGCTTTGTTGTAAAGTGCACATCCGAACGGAAAGAGCTTATTGAATTTTAATGGTATGTGAAATGTTTGTTGAGTAAGTGTTTAATTGAGGCTTGCATGATCTTCTAACTATTCTTGCCCATTTATTGTTCAATTGCAATGTTAATAATTTGCTTTTGTGCTGGAGGGAAGTTATTATTTGTATCGGTCATTAGCTATTCATGTTTGTAGTGGTgtgtgattgaaattttatagacgGAAAAATACTATAATGTTTTGTTTCCCTATGCATCCCTGCCTATTTTAGGAATGAGGAAGGACTATTTTATGCATTGGATCTTGGAGGGACTAACTTCCGTGTATTACGTATGCAACTCGGTGGCAAGGATGGTGGTATTATTAGTCGAGAATTTACCGAGGTTTCGATTCCTCCTAATTTGATGGTTGGGACATCAACTGTAAGCACTTTTTCAtctatcaatttaaatttctttttttatgccTAACAATTGTTGTTTACTCTTTTTCCTAAAAATTTGTTGTTTGCTTCAATCCAGTCATATGAGAAAGAAACATGACCAATCTAAACAAAATGTGATTCAGGCACTCTTTGACTATATTGCAGCAGAACTTGCAAagtttgttaatgaagaaagTCAAGATTTCCAAGTTCCTCCAGGTAGAAAGAGGGAGCTAGGTTTTACTTTTTCCTTTCCTGTCATGCAAACGTCAATTGCTTCCGGCAACCTTATCAAGTGGACAAAAGGCTTCAACATCGATGATGCAGTAAATCCCGAAACCTGATTGCTTTGATGAGTTTGCACTCTTTCTGCTTATCCCCTTCTCTGTGGATTGTAGAAATTCGGAGatataattgttgatgattaacTCCTATATTTCCAATTACAAGGCTTACATTTGAGTTTACTACTTCAtcacaaattattttatcatctaaCTGCATTACACAGCTTACCAGAGATATGTTCACGAGTTCccagtatatatataaatcatcaGTTCATGGTTCAAAATTTGTCAGTATGATCTGCCTTTTACATTAAATTTCTATATCTCTTCCATTTTTGAAGACAGCATAGATGAATATAAACTTGTTTGTGGAAGTAGTTTATATACTTGGGGCATAAATTCATTATTAACTTTAAGTTGTTATGAATTAGTTGTTCCTATTGTTAGAACTATCTATTTTGAAGAAATGTGATATTCTTTCACCTTTACATTTATActtagttttattgttttacatAGGTTGGTCAGGATGTTGTTGCTGAATTGAGTAAAGCAATTGAGAGACAAGGTCTTGATATGCACATAACAGCTTTggtaattgaagttttggatTCTTATGCAGTCCATTAAATGACAGCATTTTTAAATCTTCTggagtattattatttttgtttgtagaCTCTGTACTTATATATTCAGCATCTATACTAGGTCAATGATACAGTTGGGACATTAGCTGGTGGCCGATATACAAACAAAGATGTCATGGCTGCCGTTATTTTAGGTACCGGAACAAATGCAGCGTATGTGGAGAATGCTCAAGCAATACCAAAATGGCACGGTCCTTTGCCCAAGTCCGGAGAAATGGTAAGCAGTTCCTGTCCCTTTGCTTGAGTGTGTAGTTTTAACAATGACtacatatattatttgatatgaAAAAGCATAATGAGTATTGAAGCTTCACCAAATATGCGAGATTACTGTAGGTTATCAACATGGAATGGGGAAACTTCCTGTCATCGCACCTTCCATTAACGGAGTATGATAATGCGTTAGATGCTGAGAGTTTAAACCCTGGTGAACAGGTGTCTTTGCGTTTCCTCCACTTTCCATCTTATTTGCCTATAAATGAGGTTATTCATTTTTTCCTGAAATTTTCAAACCATACTCAGATTTTTGAGAAGATAATTTCCGGAATGTACTTGGGAGAAATTGTTCGTAGAGTATTATGCAAAATGGCTGAAGAAGCTTTCTTTTTTGGCGAGACTGTTCCTCAAAAACTGAAAGTTCCATTCATATTAAGGTACAAACTTATACTTTTTAATAGCTACTCTGTTTATTCAGTTTTAATTATATTGCATCATTGATTGCTTCATAGTTTACCATTAACAATGAAGTTGAATATTATATGTATCACGAACAGGCTATTTCAAAAGTGTAAACTGTCAAGTTAAAATGCATGAAtggttttatatattatatctcTTTACACGACTCTATATGTAAGTATGCAACATCCCTTTGCACTGGTCTCTTgagctgattttttttttattaggagAGCTGAGCAACAAAATAAGGATTGAAGTCTAGAATCTTGACCACTTGGTCATAGAGGCTCTAATACAATATGATGAACATGAACCAACTATTCTAAACGCTTAAGCTGTTAAATGAAGACGCATGAATGCTTTTATATTATACCTGTAACAAGTTCACTAAGTTGTACATATTTGCATCTCCTTTAtggaaaaataaagaaaacacaAGCAAAGAGGCAATAGAGAGgaacaaatttttgttgttgtcattaTTTATCTGTGTTAAATATCTTCTATGAGGTAAACACTTAGCAATTGAAGCAAAAAGTATAACCCCTCTTTGGAATAGGGTGGTTGTTCTTTAATTGCATATTACTGAATCTGCAAAGGATTTTTTACACTGCTTTCAATTTTTTCTGCCAAAGTTCAGTTTGTCAGTAACGTATCACTCCCAGTTCAATTTTGTCCCCAAACAGAAGATTTTTCTTTTAGCATTCACCGATTTGTCTTGGAGTGTTTTAATATTGCTTACACAAGTCATGATTTAATAGGAATTTTGAATTCCTATTGTCATCAACAGTCTTTATCTTGATCATTCATATTGGATTTGCAGAACACCTGACATGTCTGCCATGCATCATGATACATCTGCTGATCTCAATGTTGTTGAAAGCAAACTGAAGAACATTTTCGAGGTACGTGAAATTTTCTGTTTTGTTTAGATAAATGTTTTCCAATAAGTCTTTTTTTATAGTGTGTATAATTTTGTAAACTATAATGACATTTAATAGAAGTTCTTATGTGCATATAATTCGAGTCCTAACTTCACACATATTAAACACTTCTATATTTTCGTTCTAGTTGAGACTTCCGAAATTTTAAAGGTCGCCATGAAAACTTTTATCAATTTAACTTTGTTTCCCTATTTTTGATTATTAGATATCTAATACCTCCCTGGTAGTAAGAAAGGCGATTGTTGAGCTTTGCAATATCGTTGCAACCCGCGGTGCTCGTCTTTCTGCTGCTGGCATCTTGGGAATCCTGAAGAAGTTGGGAAAAGATACGGTCAGTGACGGCGAGGGTAACAAGAATGTGATAGCCATGGATGGTGGATTGTATGAGCATTACACTGAGTATAGAAAGTGCTTAGAGAATACACTAAAAGAGTTGGTTGGTGAAGATTTATCAGATAGTATTGTTGTTGAACACTCTAATGATGGTTCAGGCACTGGTGCTGCACTTCTTGCTGCTTCTCAATCCCATTACCTTGATGGTTAATTAGCAATGATCATGTTATTGAGAGATTtgtatcaattattattttgtggaggTTTCCAATTATGACCCTGAAGTCTTGGAAAGGTTGACTTCACAGATATCCTTCAAGCCAATTTTTGCTCAACAATATTTctttactttcatatttttgattCTTTCAGGAGAATTCTGAAATGTTCTATTGGTGTATTAACCTTTTCAACATTTTACACCACTTGAGCCTACATTGTTGTTAGGATAGGATATCTTTTGTGCCTAAATTATTGGATTATTTGAGATGGGACTATTAGTGTTGTCtgatcaaatattcaaatatggGACCACTTGGTGGTAACCACTGATATTGGTTTCTTGAGGTAAATTGATGGTCCATATTGTTATAGATTAATCCAACGATTGAGATTTTATTTGAGGAAATAAAGGGATGGGCGACGACGATCCACATTAAAAAGTTGGAATATTTAAGTACTGcacaattgatttttatttttgatgaaCTTTTGAAAACTAGAATTCTGCACAATTGATCCTTACTTGCCTTGTAATAAAATAGTCATGCACATTATCACACGCAATAATCAATGAATTGCTTGATTTTATTTGTGAATCATCTAAAGTCATGACCTcaattcaattttgaaaaatactcataaGTGTATCtcaaggaattttttttttcattacagATTTACAGTTTGtatattttttcatcaaaagcctgatatatagtttttttttcattaatattatttgtactTCAATACTTTTGTTACATAACCTTTACCAACATCCAATTTCCAAATCCAGTGCCATGACATATCCAACATTCATTTTAAACGTTGGCAAAGACATCTAAATATCTAGTCTAACGTAGTAGTAATTTGTAACATGCTCTCATACATTGTTACAGATCAGACAAAGTCATAGGAACTGcatgtttttttgttgcacaaaATGGATCATGCAAATCCTATCTATGACTTCtaaaagttaaaacaaaagtaaaaagaagaagaataaaataaaGCAATAGTACCTACCTATCTCATCCATCAATTCAATTTCTTGACGTATAAAAAAAGGTTAAGAAATGTATAAACTTTGAGTTTGATTAAGCACACGTGTGTGTGTATCTAAAGTCTCATGTAACCAACTTAAGCGGCACAACTAAAACATCTTTTtacattaattaacaaaaaGGGACAAACCTTGGTTATGTTTGTGCCAACAAGGTAAGAACTTGAGTGTGCTAGTGTTCCTctttttattcattctttgaatTCTATGATGACTTTTGACTCCAATCAAAAGGAAAAAAGATGCAAAAGTTTAGAAGGTATGTTTGGGTTAATGTTctaaattttgacaaaaaaaaaagggttaATGTGCTAGTTAGCAAGCAAAAGTCATTGTAGGATTATTATTTAGTTCATCATAAATGTTATTtgaacattaattaatttaaaaaaaatactcattcCGTCTCTAATTATAAAACCCTTTAAGAACATTTGTTGGTCCCTAAATATaatatcctttataaatttctagatatatttattattttttttctcaaatatatCTCTTTGTTAATACTATAAAATTGTCTtggaatattaaaaattaacattaaatgTACATATACAAAAAGTAATTTAGTATTAATCATACACAAATTATATAGATTAATTATATTACTACTGACTTTTTTTCATATCCGTAAAAATTGCCATAAAGTCTCGTAAATAATGAGAAATGAAGTAACAAAATTGACCACTTCTTTAAATAACTAAAGCAGTTCACACATATGATCCAATTTAATTGGAGAGCCCACATGCAATTGATGTTCAAATAATATTTGTGTAGCCTTAAAACTTGGTCAATGCTTCATGTTTGGCTTTACTTTACTTCCTATGCTAAACTACCTAACATATTTGTTTCAAC contains:
- the LOC101490116 gene encoding nuclear poly(A) polymerase 4-like isoform X1, which gives rise to MGSSEGLGASSKPSTQAPPKQYGVTKPISMAGPTVLDLKKTQQLEKFLADSGLYESKEEASKREEVLQRLEQIVKSWVKQLTRLKGYTDQMVEDANAAIVTFGSYRLGVHGPGADLDTLCIGPSYVNREEDFFYTLHDILANVDEVTELQPVPDAHVPVMKFKFHGISIDLLYASISCLIVPHELDISDVSVLHNVDEPTVRSLNGCRVADQILKLVPNVEYFRTTLRCLKFWAKRRGVYSNVTGFLGGVNWALLVARVCQLYPNAVPSMLVSRFFRVYTQWRWPNPVMLCPIEENELGFSVWDPRRNPRDRTHLMPIITPAYPCMNSSYNVSTSTLRVMMEQFEYGNRISGDIELNKVCWSALFEPYIFFEGYKNFLQIDIVAADVDDLRAWKGWVESRLRQLTLMIERDTFGKLQCHPYPQEYIDASRQCAHSAFFMGLQRKQGEAVQEGQQFDIRGTVEEFRHSVNMYMFWKPGMDIHVSHVRRRQIPCYAFPDGYKRTRPSKSAQLENPSKSFHENEISGSELGERNSKRKHDDRVKQDVKLKRHSPSRPLESSTKGNLCLGACDMPVDSVSDCQVSKNVESVNLSNSVQDELDRRMSPEAQTGSASNSSVVTSISSDGGSPEDIRSVSVAGYAEDNTRAVEATTNCRFEDTTYRADSVKLGNHNILTCGNNEVLQDGLQTQLEPNAMSGMFLDSKESFHTEAMQKSAIRHVQVQQLLFFRAYLFLFCFYAVFSAFICNRRLSLTSTA
- the LOC101489792 gene encoding hexokinase-1-like; protein product: MGKVVVCATVIGATAACAVATVLIQRHMKKSRRWGKAMSILKEFEEKCATPTWKLKQVADAMTVEMHAGLASEGGSKLKMLISFVHNLPTGNEEGLFYALDLGGTNFRVLRMQLGGKDGGIISREFTEVSIPPNLMVGTSTALFDYIAAELAKFVNEESQDFQVPPGRKRELGFTFSFPVMQTSIASGNLIKWTKGFNIDDAVGQDVVAELSKAIERQGLDMHITALVNDTVGTLAGGRYTNKDVMAAVILGTGTNAAYVENAQAIPKWHGPLPKSGEMVINMEWGNFLSSHLPLTEYDNALDAESLNPGEQIFEKIISGMYLGEIVRRVLCKMAEEAFFFGETVPQKLKVPFILRTPDMSAMHHDTSADLNVVESKLKNIFEISNTSLVVRKAIVELCNIVATRGARLSAAGILGILKKLGKDTVSDGEGNKNVIAMDGGLYEHYTEYRKCLENTLKELVGEDLSDSIVVEHSNDGSGTGAALLAASQSHYLDG
- the LOC101490116 gene encoding nuclear poly(A) polymerase 4-like isoform X2 gives rise to the protein MGSSEGLGASSKPSTQAPPKQYGVTKPISMAGPTVLDLKKTQQLEKFLADSGLYESKEEASKREEVLQRLEQIVKSWVKQLTRLKGYTDQMVEDANAAIVTFGSYRLGVHGPGADLDTLCIGPSYVNREEDFFYTLHDILANVDEVTELQPVPDAHVPVMKFKFHGISIDLLYASISCLIVPHELDISDVSVLHNVDEPTVRSLNGCRVADQILKLVPNVEYFRTTLRCLKFWAKRRGVYSNVTGFLGGVNWALLVARVCQLYPNAVPSMLVSRFFRVYTQWRWPNPVMLCPIEENELGFSVWDPRRNPRDRTHLMPIITPAYPCMNSSYNVSTSTLRVMMEQFEYGNRISGDIELNKVCWSALFEPYIFFEGYKNFLQIDIVAADVDDLRAWKGWVESRLRQLTLMIERDTFGKLQCHPYPQEYIDASRQCAHSAFFMGLQRKQGEAVQEGQQFDIRGTVEEFRHSVNMYMFWKPGMDIHVSHVRRRQIPCYAFPDGYKRTRPSKSAQLENPSKSFHENEISGSELGERNSKRKHDDRVKQDVKLKRHSPSRPLESSTKGNLCLGACDMPVDSVSDCQVSKNVESVNLSNSVQDELDRRMSPEAQTGSASNSSVVTSISSDGGSPEDIRSVSVAGYAEDNTRAVEATTNCRFEDTTYRADSVKLGNHNILTCGNNEVLQDGLQTQLEPNAMSGMFLDSKESFHTEAMQKSAIRRLSLTSTA